From the candidate division WOR-3 bacterium genome, one window contains:
- the rimP gene encoding ribosome maturation factor RimP: MYNVDLKRIESILKEIVEPMDFRIYDIQFNEVSRTLKVFIDREQGSVTIKDCEKVSSALSDILDNSDIIDFQYTLEVSSPGIERHLTRPEHFQWARGKMAEIILKNRKIKGYIREANQHSVRIAQDAEELIINYDEIIKAKITEEIDYGKRR; encoded by the coding sequence ATGTATAATGTTGATTTGAAAAGAATTGAATCAATATTAAAAGAAATAGTGGAACCAATGGATTTCAGAATTTACGATATCCAATTTAATGAAGTATCAAGAACTTTAAAAGTATTCATCGACCGTGAGCAGGGCAGTGTCACTATTAAAGATTGTGAAAAGGTCAGTAGTGCATTGTCCGATATCCTTGACAATTCTGATATAATTGATTTTCAATACACCCTTGAGGTATCATCACCCGGGATTGAAAGACATTTGACCAGACCCGAGCATTTTCAGTGGGCAAGGGGTAAAATGGCAGAAATAATTTTAAAAAATAGAAAAATAAAAGGCTATATCAGAGAAGCAAATCAGCATAGTGTCAGAATTGCCCAAGATGCAGAAGAATTGATTATAAATTATGATGAAATAATAAAAGCAAAGATAACTGAGGAGATTGATTATGGCAAACGAAGATAA
- the nusA gene encoding transcription termination factor NusA, whose product MANEDNLIIENIKTIARIRGVKFDYVIDSLAEAIKAGVKRKYGKGVESEVNVNKSTGEIKINLVKKVVEKVNEPDKEIAIEDAQKIKECNIGDEIRIPIPIGELGRTAIESVKQALTQRISEAERNRIMAEYEKKIGEIVKGIVKVVSRNEVLVDLGPIEASIPYYGMMRSEHYRLDSPIRAVVLKVERAQWGPKIILSRTDPKFLERLLFYEIPEIKDGIIQIVKIVREPGIRAKVAVQTLDPKIDPIGACVGYKGSRIQSIVKELSEEKIDVIQWSKDINLLVSRSLSPAKVKEIKQIGEGSVLAIVPDEDYSKAIGKNGVNVDLASKLTGLHIEIKKISEYEKELEEKKLKETKIEDIATLNKKMKKMLIDKGYTDVLSVLKATPDELKTLLSLDDEGVNELLEKLKPKKEEKPKDEDKEIKDAPESP is encoded by the coding sequence ATGGCAAACGAAGATAATCTGATAATTGAAAATATCAAAACCATTGCCCGTATTCGCGGGGTAAAATTTGATTATGTAATTGATTCTCTTGCCGAAGCAATAAAGGCTGGCGTAAAAAGGAAATACGGCAAAGGTGTTGAATCAGAGGTAAATGTAAATAAATCAACAGGAGAAATAAAAATTAACCTTGTAAAAAAAGTAGTAGAAAAAGTCAATGAACCAGATAAAGAAATCGCAATTGAAGATGCCCAAAAAATTAAGGAATGTAATATAGGCGATGAAATAAGAATACCAATCCCCATAGGTGAACTCGGCAGGACCGCTATCGAATCGGTAAAACAAGCATTAACCCAACGCATCAGCGAAGCCGAGAGAAACCGAATAATGGCTGAATACGAGAAGAAGATTGGCGAGATTGTAAAAGGGATTGTAAAAGTCGTAAGTCGCAATGAAGTCCTGGTTGACCTCGGTCCGATTGAAGCAAGTATTCCATATTATGGGATGATGAGAAGTGAACATTATCGGCTTGATTCTCCAATTCGTGCAGTTGTCTTGAAGGTTGAGCGCGCCCAGTGGGGTCCGAAGATTATTTTATCAAGGACTGATCCAAAATTTTTAGAAAGATTGTTATTTTATGAAATACCGGAGATAAAAGATGGTATTATTCAGATAGTAAAAATTGTTCGTGAGCCCGGCATCAGGGCAAAGGTTGCAGTCCAGACGCTCGACCCCAAAATAGATCCGATCGGTGCCTGTGTAGGTTATAAGGGAAGCAGGATACAATCCATTGTAAAAGAGTTATCTGAAGAAAAGATTGATGTTATACAATGGAGTAAAGATATCAATCTTCTTGTCTCCCGCAGTCTTTCCCCGGCAAAGGTAAAGGAAATCAAACAGATTGGCGAAGGAAGTGTTCTGGCAATTGTTCCTGACGAAGATTACTCAAAGGCTATCGGTAAAAATGGTGTAAATGTTGACCTTGCTTCAAAACTCACCGGGTTGCATATTGAGATAAAGAAAATATCTGAATACGAAAAAGAACTTGAAGAGAAGAAACTAAAAGAGACAAAAATTGAGGACATAGCAACCCTGAATAAAAAAATGAAAAAGATGTTGATTGATAAAGGTTATACAGATGTTCTGAGTGTACTTAAGGCAACACCCGATGAATTAAAGACACTGCTTTCTTTAGATGATGAAGGTGTCAATGAATTATTAGAAAAATTGAAACCTAAAAAAGAAGAAAAACCAAAGGATGAAGATAAGGAGATAAAAGATGCCCCAGAAAGTCCATGA
- the infB gene encoding translation initiation factor IF-2 produces MPQKVHDLAKSLGLSSDALIKMLDEIGIKAKGHMSVLSDEEIKKVKDKIAEERRRLKKEVARFKTTVRPKEKIKKINEKEVRQTVKATLAKIEKGESKKHYKKEESVKQVEAPKEKVIEVVEFMTVAEFAQALEVSPSEVIKKCLSLGVMASLNQRLDLDTIAVLCDEFKCKMKIVTLEEQIKKEEEKSLQLVKRPPVVTVMGHVDHGKTTLLDAITKLRVAESEYGKITQKIGAYQISYNDKLITFIDTPGHKDFTTMRARGAQVTDIVVLVVAADEGVMPQTIEAIDHARAANVPIIVAINKIDLPRANVNLVKSQLAKANVIVEEFGGKSICVETSALKNIGINDLLDAILVKAEEMDLKAPINTTAKGVVLEANVEHGRGNVCTILVQEGILRRGDAFVCGCQAGRVRELLNETRKRIDEAGPSTPVVVLGFDGLPQTGEIFMVVDDERQAREIAYQRELIERSRRMKARKAKVTLLDLQEKIKKGETKELNIILKADTAGSLEVLDEKLQELKIEDTRINIIHKSVGKISVSDVLLAEVTGAICVGFHVGPDADALEAAEREGVEIRTYRLIYEALDDLRSAMVGLLEPKVQEIFIGEGEVREVFSIPKIGLVAGCYIKDGKVIRNAVAILLRNGKEITKTRIISLKRFKEDVKEVAAGYECGIGLENVTDLQKGDLLQFFKIEETTEVGEQ; encoded by the coding sequence ATGCCCCAGAAAGTCCATGACTTGGCAAAAAGTTTAGGTTTGTCAAGCGATGCCCTGATAAAAATGCTGGATGAAATTGGCATTAAAGCAAAGGGGCATATGTCTGTACTTTCAGATGAAGAAATAAAAAAAGTAAAAGATAAGATTGCTGAAGAAAGAAGAAGGCTTAAAAAAGAGGTAGCCAGATTCAAAACCACCGTTCGCCCCAAAGAAAAGATAAAAAAAATAAATGAGAAGGAAGTACGACAGACCGTAAAGGCAACTCTTGCAAAAATTGAAAAAGGTGAATCAAAGAAACATTATAAAAAAGAAGAATCGGTAAAACAGGTTGAAGCACCAAAAGAAAAAGTAATAGAAGTCGTTGAATTTATGACCGTAGCTGAATTCGCACAGGCACTTGAAGTTTCACCGAGCGAGGTGATAAAGAAATGTTTGAGCCTCGGGGTAATGGCAAGTCTGAATCAACGACTTGACCTTGATACAATTGCAGTCCTTTGTGATGAATTCAAATGCAAAATGAAGATTGTAACATTGGAAGAACAGATAAAAAAAGAAGAAGAAAAATCTCTACAATTGGTGAAGAGACCACCGGTCGTCACGGTTATGGGGCATGTTGACCATGGTAAGACAACACTCCTTGATGCTATTACCAAACTCAGAGTAGCAGAGTCAGAATATGGTAAAATAACACAAAAAATCGGTGCTTACCAGATTTCCTATAATGATAAATTAATAACTTTTATTGATACACCGGGACACAAAGATTTTACCACAATGCGGGCGAGGGGTGCCCAGGTTACTGATATAGTCGTCCTTGTTGTAGCTGCAGATGAAGGTGTAATGCCTCAGACAATTGAGGCAATCGACCACGCACGGGCTGCCAATGTTCCAATAATTGTAGCAATCAATAAGATAGATTTACCCAGGGCAAATGTAAATCTTGTAAAATCACAACTTGCGAAGGCGAATGTAATTGTTGAAGAATTTGGTGGAAAATCTATATGTGTAGAAACATCCGCCCTTAAAAACATTGGAATAAATGATTTACTTGATGCCATTCTTGTAAAGGCAGAAGAAATGGACCTCAAGGCACCAATAAATACAACAGCAAAGGGTGTTGTCCTTGAGGCAAATGTTGAACATGGCAGGGGAAATGTTTGCACAATATTAGTTCAGGAAGGAATTTTAAGAAGAGGCGATGCTTTCGTCTGTGGGTGTCAGGCAGGAAGGGTTCGGGAACTCTTGAACGAAACGAGGAAAAGAATTGATGAGGCAGGGCCTTCCACTCCAGTCGTAGTGCTTGGATTTGATGGACTACCTCAGACCGGTGAAATATTTATGGTCGTGGATGATGAGCGTCAGGCAAGGGAGATTGCATACCAGCGTGAACTCATAGAAAGATCGAGAAGAATGAAGGCAAGAAAAGCAAAAGTAACCCTCCTTGATTTGCAAGAAAAGATAAAAAAAGGTGAAACTAAAGAATTAAATATAATTCTTAAAGCTGACACTGCAGGGTCACTTGAAGTTCTGGATGAAAAATTACAGGAATTGAAAATTGAAGATACCCGAATCAACATCATTCATAAAAGTGTGGGCAAAATAAGCGTATCAGATGTTTTACTTGCAGAAGTGACGGGTGCGATCTGCGTCGGTTTTCATGTAGGACCTGATGCTGATGCACTTGAGGCTGCCGAACGCGAAGGTGTGGAGATTCGTACGTATAGATTGATATATGAAGCACTTGATGATCTGCGTTCAGCAATGGTGGGTCTGCTTGAACCTAAGGTTCAAGAAATTTTCATTGGAGAGGGTGAGGTCCGCGAAGTTTTCAGTATTCCGAAAATTGGTTTAGTTGCGGGATGTTATATAAAAGATGGTAAGGTAATCAGAAATGCTGTCGCAATTTTATTAAGAAATGGGAAAGAAATAACAAAGACCAGAATAATTTCTTTAAAAAGATTTAAGGAAGATGTTAAAGAAGTTGCGGCCGGATATGAATGCGGAATCGGCCTCGAAAATGTAACGGATTTACAAAAAGGTGATTTGCTACAATTTTTCAAAATAGAAGAAACTACAGAAGTTGGAGAGCAATAA
- a CDS encoding DUF503 domain-containing protein produces the protein MSSANKKSRFFVGICDIDLHIENCHSLKERRNILLSLKEKVKNRMNVAICEFGDSNLWQRSQLAIVTCSNTKAIVETTLRNVLEFIGNFPSVIVLNSESKII, from the coding sequence ATGTCCAGTGCAAATAAAAAAAGCAGATTTTTTGTAGGGATATGTGACATTGACCTCCATATTGAAAATTGCCATTCACTTAAAGAGCGAAGAAATATTTTATTGAGTCTTAAGGAAAAAGTTAAAAATCGTATGAATGTTGCAATTTGTGAGTTTGGCGATTCTAATTTGTGGCAACGTTCTCAGCTTGCGATAGTTACCTGCAGTAATACGAAGGCAATTGTAGAAACAACACTGAGAAATGTCTTGGAATTTATTGGGAATTTCCCTTCGGTGATTGTGTTGAATTCTGAATCAAAGATAATATAA
- the rbfA gene encoding 30S ribosome-binding factor RbfA — protein MRSDRVASLIAREISLIISQEIRDPRLGMVTITKVTVSSDLKDAKVYFTTMGNSTNDLHILEGAKGFIRSTLAHRIRIKFIPDLKFMIDDSQQYGEKIDKLLEEIDKGNKDT, from the coding sequence ATGCGAAGTGACCGTGTTGCATCCCTGATTGCACGAGAGATTTCCCTGATCATAAGCCAGGAAATAAGGGACCCAAGGTTGGGAATGGTTACCATTACAAAGGTTACTGTTTCTTCCGATTTGAAAGATGCTAAGGTATATTTTACGACGATGGGAAATAGCACAAATGACCTCCACATTCTTGAAGGTGCGAAAGGCTTTATCCGTTCCACCCTTGCTCATCGTATTCGAATAAAATTTATTCCTGATTTAAAATTTATGATTGACGATAGTCAACAGTATGGGGAAAAGATTGATAAACTCCTTGAAGAGATTGATAAAGGCAATAAAGACACATAA
- a CDS encoding bifunctional oligoribonuclease/PAP phosphatase NrnA, giving the protein MGKRLINSLKRLIKAIKTHKKILIATHIDPDCDGICSALLMTHFVNHFQKTKPYLFCHSPLPEKYQFLSKNYTFSKSIKHFDLLIAVDSADIDRIFPKEKYNLNFLNGKFIINIDHHRSNKQFGNIAIIDEKASSACEIIYGLFKKLNIKIERRIAEIFYAGIYNETGGFVYPNTTSTALRICSDLINLGIEPSVLVKKLNAKTIAGTKLLSAVLATIEIKNGIGTMYLTQKMLNKYRARISESENFISFLQAIQGVRISVFFREEKDSIRISLRSDGLLDVNNFARRFGGGGHRLAAGIRLKDNLSLAKKKILSALFKELINAGHIQ; this is encoded by the coding sequence ATGGGGAAAAGATTGATAAACTCCTTGAAGAGATTGATAAAGGCAATAAAGACACATAAAAAAATCCTCATTGCAACTCATATTGATCCTGATTGTGATGGAATATGTTCTGCATTATTGATGACTCATTTTGTAAACCACTTTCAAAAAACAAAACCATATCTTTTCTGTCATTCCCCCCTGCCTGAGAAATATCAATTCCTTTCGAAAAATTATACATTCTCAAAATCTATAAAACATTTTGATCTTTTGATTGCTGTAGATTCCGCCGATATTGATAGGATATTTCCAAAAGAAAAATATAATTTAAATTTTTTGAACGGTAAATTTATCATTAATATTGACCACCATCGGAGCAATAAACAATTCGGGAATATTGCAATCATTGATGAAAAAGCATCTTCGGCATGTGAAATTATATATGGATTGTTTAAAAAACTTAATATAAAAATTGAAAGACGAATTGCAGAAATTTTTTATGCAGGTATTTATAATGAAACTGGTGGATTTGTTTATCCCAACACGACCTCTACAGCACTTCGTATATGTTCTGATTTGATAAATCTCGGGATAGAACCTTCCGTACTTGTTAAAAAACTGAATGCAAAAACAATTGCCGGAACAAAACTCTTAAGTGCTGTCCTGGCAACAATTGAAATAAAAAATGGCATTGGCACTATGTACCTCACACAGAAAATGTTGAATAAATACCGGGCACGAATATCAGAATCTGAAAATTTCATATCTTTTTTGCAGGCAATACAGGGTGTGAGAATCTCTGTATTCTTTCGTGAAGAAAAAGACAGTATAAGAATAAGTCTACGTAGCGATGGGCTACTTGATGTGAATAATTTTGCGCGCAGATTCGGGGGTGGTGGGCATAGACTTGCCGCGGGCATAAGATTGAAAGACAATCTTTCTTTAGCAAAGAAAAAAATATTATCTGCCCTATTTAAAGAACTCATAAATGCAGGTCATATACAATAG
- a CDS encoding bifunctional riboflavin kinase/FAD synthetase produces MQVIYNRTDALTFNSICALGNFDGIHLAHQEIIHKIKKLSGGHRKTGIITFNPPPVSILHKDGIFFLTTKEEKEKILNSLGIDFVYYFKFDIDFSQKTPEEFVNLVYNLIKPAAVIVGENFHFGKGRKGNANLLKELARDKFAIEIIPRIKDQNGVISSTRIRELLLLGNIPAANQLLGRKYTITGKVIKGKGKGAQIGFPTINLLIDKEKLLPLDGVYEVNLEIASKNYQGAMFLKHNEIEVHILNFSGNLYNQELTVEFIRRLRAIKKFTDDESLKRAIAEDIKKIKDSKI; encoded by the coding sequence ATGCAGGTCATATACAATAGAACTGACGCTTTAACATTTAATTCAATCTGTGCCCTTGGTAATTTTGATGGTATTCATCTTGCCCATCAGGAAATAATACATAAAATAAAAAAGCTGTCAGGTGGTCATAGAAAAACTGGTATAATCACGTTCAATCCTCCACCCGTATCAATACTTCATAAAGATGGAATATTCTTCCTTACGACAAAAGAAGAGAAGGAAAAAATCCTGAATTCCCTGGGGATTGATTTTGTTTATTACTTCAAATTTGACATAGATTTCTCACAAAAAACCCCGGAAGAATTTGTAAATTTGGTCTATAATTTAATAAAGCCAGCAGCCGTAATCGTTGGTGAAAATTTTCATTTTGGTAAAGGACGTAAAGGAAATGCAAACCTGTTAAAAGAACTTGCCCGTGATAAATTTGCGATAGAAATAATCCCCAGGATAAAAGACCAGAATGGCGTAATATCAAGCACAAGGATAAGAGAACTTTTATTACTCGGGAATATTCCAGCAGCAAATCAACTTTTAGGCAGAAAATATACAATCACGGGCAAAGTAATAAAAGGCAAAGGTAAAGGTGCTCAAATTGGTTTCCCAACAATAAATCTATTAATTGATAAAGAAAAATTATTACCCCTTGATGGGGTCTATGAAGTAAATCTTGAAATTGCCAGCAAAAATTATCAGGGGGCAATGTTTTTGAAACACAACGAAATTGAAGTTCATATCTTAAACTTTTCAGGAAACCTATACAACCAAGAACTTACCGTGGAATTTATCCGAAGATTGCGGGCGATAAAAAAATTTACTGATGATGAATCTCTGAAAAGAGCGATTGCCGAAGATATAAAAAAAATAAAGGACTCTAAAATTTAA
- a CDS encoding HD domain-containing phosphohydrolase, which translates to MKILVVDDKKEERYLLETILKNNGFEIVCAENGKRALDILQEEKIDIIISDILMPIMDGYTFLSKCKGDERLKNIPFIFYTATYTSAKDEELGLKLGADLYIRKPIEVDEFLKILKQAISDFIERRTLPRTIITEKTEEVQTLYNQVLIQKLEKKLIDLQKIQWRYNLIIDHIDDFIYWLDENGYFTAVNPQVKMLGYTPEEIIGRHFREFLTPKGLEVAQKHFEKAKAGQSMQDEYTVEFLHKDGSIVLLNIKVYTIKENGKFIGRFGIARDITKIKETEKKLKGSEFKYQLLFKNIPVGVFYYDKNLILTDFNERFVKILNSTYEKLHGLDLNKIKDRRILPSIKSVLEGKEGEYIGYYEATTSAKVIYAEMKCAPVYDENNNIVGGIGLVHDITAQHDAEEKLIESLKKNQQFLEGTVHALASAVEKRDPYTAGHQKRVAQLACAIAKELNLNDDIVQCLNIAGILHDIGKIYVPAEILSKPARLTNAEYDIVKEHPKIGAEILRPIEFPWPVAEIVLQHHERFDGSGYPSGLKLDKILLEARILAVADVVEAMMTHRPYRPAWGVDVALNEIITNKGTLYDSNVVEACVRLFKEKGFKF; encoded by the coding sequence ATGAAGATTCTTGTTGTTGATGATAAAAAAGAAGAGAGGTATCTATTAGAGACCATTCTTAAAAATAATGGATTTGAAATTGTTTGTGCAGAAAATGGGAAAAGGGCGTTAGATATACTCCAGGAAGAGAAGATTGATATAATTATCTCTGATATTTTGATGCCAATAATGGATGGGTATACATTCCTGTCAAAGTGTAAGGGAGATGAAAGGCTTAAAAATATACCATTTATATTTTATACAGCGACATATACTTCAGCAAAAGATGAAGAATTGGGGCTAAAACTCGGTGCCGACCTGTATATTAGAAAACCGATTGAAGTTGATGAATTCCTGAAAATTTTAAAACAGGCAATATCTGATTTTATTGAGAGGAGAACTCTTCCGAGGACAATCATTACTGAAAAAACAGAAGAGGTTCAAACACTTTATAACCAGGTCCTTATTCAGAAACTTGAAAAGAAACTTATAGACCTTCAAAAGATACAATGGCGCTATAATCTTATTATTGATCATATAGATGATTTTATCTACTGGCTTGATGAAAATGGATACTTTACCGCCGTCAATCCGCAGGTTAAAATGTTGGGTTATACACCGGAAGAAATTATAGGAAGACATTTTCGTGAATTCCTTACACCAAAAGGGTTGGAAGTTGCCCAAAAACATTTTGAAAAGGCAAAAGCAGGACAGTCTATGCAGGATGAATATACTGTTGAATTTTTACATAAAGACGGCTCAATTGTATTGTTGAATATAAAGGTATATACAATAAAAGAAAACGGTAAATTTATTGGGAGGTTCGGTATTGCTCGAGATATAACGAAGATAAAAGAAACAGAAAAAAAATTAAAGGGGAGTGAATTTAAATATCAGTTACTTTTTAAAAATATTCCGGTCGGGGTATTTTACTACGACAAAAATTTGATTTTAACTGATTTCAACGAACGTTTTGTTAAGATTTTAAATTCTACTTATGAAAAATTGCATGGTCTTGACCTAAACAAAATTAAAGACAGGCGTATTCTACCTTCAATCAAATCGGTTCTTGAGGGTAAAGAAGGCGAATATATTGGGTATTATGAAGCAACAACCAGCGCAAAAGTGATATATGCAGAAATGAAATGTGCACCGGTATATGATGAGAATAATAATATAGTTGGTGGGATTGGATTGGTTCATGATATAACTGCCCAGCATGATGCTGAAGAAAAGTTGATAGAATCGCTTAAGAAAAATCAGCAATTCCTTGAGGGAACTGTTCATGCCCTTGCTTCAGCGGTTGAAAAAAGAGATCCTTATACAGCGGGCCATCAGAAAAGGGTTGCTCAACTTGCCTGTGCAATAGCTAAAGAACTAAACCTTAATGATGATATTGTTCAGTGTTTGAATATTGCCGGTATTCTCCACGATATTGGGAAGATATATGTCCCGGCTGAGATTTTAAGTAAACCAGCAAGACTTACAAATGCAGAGTATGATATTGTTAAAGAACATCCCAAGATCGGTGCCGAAATTCTTAGACCGATAGAATTTCCCTGGCCGGTTGCGGAGATAGTATTACAACATCACGAAAGATTTGATGGCTCTGGTTATCCTTCTGGTTTAAAATTAGATAAAATTTTGCTTGAGGCAAGGATACTTGCAGTTGCGGATGTGGTTGAGGCAATGATGACCCACAGACCATATAGACCTGCCTGGGGTGTTGATGTAGCATTGAATGAGATCATAACGAATAAAGGTACACTCTACGATTCAAATGTTGTTGAGGCCTGCGTAAGATTATTTAAGGAAAAAGGATTTAAATTTTAG
- a CDS encoding HAMP domain-containing sensor histidine kinase, whose product MLKNFALRVTIIYMIVAGLYIMFSDNIVLKFTTDPAKLTVIQTYKGWGYVIVTGLLIYFLIQNQLAKLKKTDTLLKKTEELNKKLNKINNELKELDLRRNIFISSMGHELRTPLNSIIGFTDVLLKEYSGKLNEEQKKQLTIVKDSSRHLLSLINELIDVGKIEIAGERLSLGKFDLQKLIYETIESLKPIAEKKGIAIQMRSKSKVEILSDEKRVRQILINFINNGIKFTDKGGIDVDVIDGEDFVHIIIKDTGIGMSKEDIKYLFEPFSIGKFKNRPDVEGAGLGLYICNRIINLLHGEVFVESELNKGTKFTIKLPKKLEVR is encoded by the coding sequence GTGCTAAAGAATTTTGCTTTGCGTGTTACGATTATTTATATGATAGTCGCAGGACTGTATATTATGTTTTCAGACAATATTGTTTTAAAGTTTACAACCGATCCTGCTAAACTTACAGTGATACAAACATATAAGGGATGGGGTTATGTTATTGTAACGGGTTTGTTAATATATTTTTTAATACAAAATCAACTTGCAAAACTCAAAAAGACTGATACCCTTTTAAAAAAGACAGAAGAGTTGAATAAAAAATTGAATAAAATAAATAATGAATTAAAGGAACTTGATCTGCGACGCAATATATTCATTTCTTCAATGGGACATGAGTTAAGAACGCCGCTTAATTCTATTATCGGATTTACTGATGTATTATTAAAAGAATATTCGGGCAAACTCAATGAGGAACAGAAAAAGCAGTTGACGATAGTGAAAGACAGTTCAAGACATTTATTATCATTAATCAATGAATTGATTGATGTTGGTAAGATCGAAATTGCCGGTGAACGATTATCACTTGGTAAATTTGATTTACAAAAATTGATATACGAGACTATAGAATCACTAAAACCGATTGCGGAAAAGAAGGGTATAGCAATTCAAATGAGATCTAAAAGTAAGGTAGAGATTCTATCTGACGAAAAGAGAGTAAGGCAGATTCTTATAAATTTCATAAACAACGGTATAAAATTTACTGATAAAGGGGGGATAGATGTTGATGTTATTGACGGAGAAGATTTTGTGCATATAATAATTAAAGACACCGGCATAGGTATGAGTAAAGAAGATATAAAATATTTATTTGAGCCTTTCAGTATTGGTAAATTTAAAAACAGACCGGATGTAGAGGGTGCAGGTCTCGGATTGTATATCTGTAACCGTATTATAAATTTACTACATGGTGAGGTCTTTGTGGAAAGCGAGTTGAATAAAGGAACAAAGTTCACAATAAAGTTGCCCAAAAAACTGGAGGTACGATGA
- a CDS encoding fibronectin type III domain-containing protein — translation MKRLMFGVIAFMAMIILVGCGGEAEKLAAPKIVATIMDTASVTVVWEEDTTVTQHSDFSGYNVYVSTDSTVLLSEDGEDLNAHNTTVITTNSYTATNLSKDSIYYIQVRTVNKDDKVGSYNTSVPFVKASPRPEFTVTVHLELYPNNQNEQNCGLRFETGVVTSESLNVFPGADVFFERFADTLQVNSASRRTASGFSPRTTLMKNFGQKHLDSLYQVTPSEIAKDHEPFVVGDLIVFKTEENNYVKLHIDAYDSTAATVDVTYAYQNKPDFPYFSPGK, via the coding sequence ATGAAGAGATTAATGTTTGGTGTTATTGCCTTTATGGCAATGATTATACTCGTTGGTTGCGGCGGTGAAGCCGAAAAACTCGCCGCACCAAAAATTGTTGCAACAATAATGGACACTGCATCAGTAACTGTAGTCTGGGAAGAAGATACCACCGTTACTCAACATTCTGATTTCAGCGGTTACAATGTATATGTCTCCACAGATTCAACTGTTCTTTTATCCGAAGATGGCGAAGATCTTAATGCCCATAACACAACAGTTATTACCACAAATTCTTACACAGCCACCAATTTAAGCAAAGATAGTATCTATTATATCCAGGTTAGAACTGTAAACAAAGATGATAAGGTTGGTAGTTATAATACAAGTGTTCCTTTTGTCAAAGCATCTCCGAGACCAGAATTTACAGTTACAGTCCATCTTGAACTTTATCCCAACAACCAGAATGAACAAAACTGCGGTCTGAGATTTGAGACCGGTGTGGTAACAAGTGAATCTCTAAATGTCTTCCCTGGAGCAGATGTATTCTTTGAAAGATTCGCAGACACACTCCAGGTGAATTCAGCATCAAGAAGAACTGCATCTGGTTTTTCGCCAAGGACAACGCTTATGAAAAATTTCGGTCAAAAGCACCTTGACAGTCTGTATCAAGTTACACCATCTGAAATTGCTAAGGACCATGAGCCGTTTGTTGTTGGTGACCTAATCGTCTTTAAAACCGAAGAGAACAATTATGTGAAACTCCATATTGATGCTTACGATTCTACGGCAGCAACAGTTGACGTAACCTACGCTTATCAGAATAAACCCGATTTTCCATACTTCTCACCCGGGAAGTAA
- the folE gene encoding GTP cyclohydrolase I FolE — MDKKKIEQAVRIILKAIGEDLNRDGLRDTPRRVAEMYEEIFSGVKQDPKKELKTYRTKNEDEMILIKDIPFYSICEHHLLPFFGKAHIVYIPKENRVTGFSSLVRVIDVMAKRPLLQERLTHEIADFLMANLKPMGVLVVIEAEHLCLSMIGVKKPGTLTVTSAIRGVMQSAATRAEAFSLIKGK; from the coding sequence ATGGACAAGAAAAAAATTGAACAGGCAGTAAGAATTATCCTCAAGGCGATTGGTGAGGATTTGAATCGTGATGGTTTAAGAGATACACCCAGACGTGTTGCAGAAATGTATGAAGAAATATTCTCCGGAGTAAAACAGGACCCCAAAAAGGAGCTCAAGACCTACCGGACAAAAAATGAAGACGAGATGATTTTGATAAAGGATATACCCTTCTATTCAATCTGCGAACATCATTTATTACCATTTTTTGGCAAGGCACATATTGTATATATTCCAAAGGAGAACAGGGTTACTGGTTTTTCAAGTTTAGTAAGGGTTATTGATGTGATGGCAAAGAGGCCATTACTACAGGAGCGCTTGACCCATGAGATCGCTGATTTTTTAATGGCGAACTTGAAACCGATGGGGGTCCTTGTTGTGATTGAGGCAGAGCATTTATGCCTTTCAATGATTGGGGTAAAAAAACCAGGAACTTTGACTGTTACTTCCGCAATTCGCGGTGTGATGCAATCCGCAGCGACCAGGGCTGAGGCATTTTCTTTGATAAAAGGTAAATAG